The Thermocrinis ruber genome has a window encoding:
- a CDS encoding DHH family phosphoesterase, whose product MKVETIPLIELLKEEKGSILIASHESPDADTLGSALALYLFLKKKGKRVSVGCRDKVPHFLDFLPHVEEVIKLPTQEVYDLAIVVDASGFYRIGAEVKAIKRARIDHHIGGEFYGEWDYIDYSEPATASIVYKLLKSWDKDCIDQDIAQCLYSGLATDTGFFRYSNTTAEVFEMAKELVQLGADPYKTYVMFSERESLNKMKLISKVLETLACYEDGLIAGVVILDRFFKETGTEYSDSEGLVNYPRSIEGVEVAFALIEKPDEGVFKVSLRSKGKVDVAKIAERLGGGGHKYASGCKIKAQDYQSALEMLLSAIKEELYSTPGLERTAKV is encoded by the coding sequence ATGAAGGTGGAGACGATACCACTGATTGAACTTCTAAAAGAAGAAAAAGGTTCTATACTCATAGCAAGCCACGAAAGCCCCGATGCGGACACCCTTGGCTCAGCCCTTGCCTTATATCTATTTTTGAAAAAGAAGGGCAAAAGGGTCAGTGTGGGTTGTAGAGACAAGGTGCCCCACTTTCTTGACTTCCTTCCCCATGTGGAAGAGGTGATAAAGCTTCCCACCCAAGAGGTTTATGACCTTGCCATCGTGGTGGACGCTTCCGGTTTTTACCGAATAGGTGCGGAAGTAAAGGCTATTAAAAGGGCACGCATAGACCACCACATAGGTGGTGAATTTTACGGGGAGTGGGATTACATAGACTACTCTGAACCGGCAACCGCAAGCATAGTATACAAGCTCTTAAAGAGCTGGGACAAAGATTGCATAGACCAAGATATAGCCCAATGCTTGTATTCCGGTTTGGCAACGGATACGGGCTTTTTCAGATACTCCAACACCACCGCGGAAGTCTTTGAGATGGCAAAGGAATTGGTCCAGCTTGGAGCTGACCCTTACAAGACTTATGTGATGTTTAGCGAAAGGGAATCTTTGAATAAAATGAAGCTCATTTCCAAGGTTCTTGAAACTCTAGCTTGCTATGAAGATGGTCTTATTGCTGGTGTAGTCATCCTTGATAGGTTCTTTAAGGAAACAGGTACAGAATACTCAGACAGCGAGGGTTTGGTAAATTATCCGAGGTCCATAGAGGGCGTGGAGGTTGCCTTTGCTCTAATAGAAAAACCCGATGAGGGAGTTTTTAAAGTTTCCCTTAGATCTAAAGGAAAGGTGGACGTAGCAAAAATTGCGGAAAGGCTCGGTGGAGGCGGGCACAAGTATGCAAGCGGTTGCAAAATAAAAGCCCAAGATTATCAATCTGCCCTTGAAATGCTCTTATCCGCCATAAAGGAGGAGCTGTATTCCACACCTGGATTGGAAAGAACTGCTAAAGTATGA
- a CDS encoding NfeD family protein — MVVLLILLTFLTLSFAKVYYAKWEDAVSPIMVEYIKRSLAKAEKEGAGVFILELNTPGGLETSMRQVVQEFQRTPIPVVVYVYPPGGRAASAGAIITASADIAVMAPGTNIGAAHPVQATGERMEETMKEKVVQDMLAFVRSIAKEKGRNPSILEKMVKESISLTPDEALKEGVIDFIASNRQELLEKLNGRKVKKHGKEITIKTLGVPVVEVEESLRESFLKVITNPTIAYMLLLIGFYGIFFELYNPGAVVPGAVGVVSLLLGLYGLGIIGINWLGLLLILAGILLLALELVTPTFGGLAIAGAIALAIGSLVLISPDSPYGDIPISIIATMVLTTVFFFLVVGRLGLKAQKRKKMTGYEELIGEEGVAMVDFEKGKGKVFIKGEIWNAVSEDDIKKDDIVIVEQVKGLTLYVKKAK, encoded by the coding sequence ATGGTCGTCCTGCTTATTTTGCTTACCTTTCTCACCCTCTCCTTTGCCAAGGTCTATTATGCCAAGTGGGAGGATGCGGTAAGCCCTATAATGGTGGAATACATAAAAAGGAGCTTAGCAAAGGCAGAAAAAGAAGGGGCTGGTGTTTTTATCCTTGAACTGAACACACCTGGCGGTTTGGAAACCTCCATGAGGCAGGTGGTTCAGGAGTTTCAAAGAACTCCTATTCCCGTTGTGGTTTATGTGTATCCACCGGGAGGAAGGGCAGCTTCTGCGGGTGCTATAATTACTGCCTCCGCAGACATTGCAGTGATGGCTCCGGGTACCAACATAGGTGCGGCGCATCCGGTACAGGCTACTGGGGAGAGGATGGAGGAAACAATGAAAGAAAAGGTTGTACAAGATATGCTTGCCTTTGTTAGGTCTATAGCAAAGGAGAAGGGTAGAAATCCAAGCATTCTTGAAAAGATGGTAAAGGAAAGCATATCCTTAACACCTGACGAAGCCCTAAAAGAGGGTGTAATAGACTTTATCGCAAGTAATAGACAAGAACTTTTAGAAAAGCTAAACGGTAGAAAGGTAAAGAAACACGGAAAAGAAATAACCATAAAAACTCTGGGTGTGCCTGTGGTCGAGGTAGAGGAGAGCTTGAGGGAATCCTTTCTGAAGGTTATAACTAATCCCACCATAGCCTATATGCTACTGCTTATAGGTTTTTATGGCATATTCTTTGAGCTTTACAATCCGGGTGCGGTGGTGCCCGGAGCGGTGGGTGTTGTTAGCTTATTGCTGGGTCTTTATGGTCTTGGGATCATAGGTATAAATTGGTTGGGACTTTTGCTGATATTGGCGGGCATACTACTTTTGGCTTTGGAGCTTGTTACGCCAACCTTTGGTGGATTAGCGATAGCCGGTGCTATAGCGTTGGCCATAGGTTCCTTGGTGCTCATAAGCCCAGACTCTCCTTACGGAGATATACCCATATCCATAATAGCCACTATGGTGCTTACCACTGTTTTCTTCTTTTTAGTGGTAGGTAGGCTGGGCCTAAAAGCCCAAAAGAGAAAGAAAATGACCGGTTATGAGGAACTGATAGGAGAAGAGGGGGTAGCCATGGTAGATTTTGAGAAAGGTAAAGGCAAAGTTTTTATTAAAGGTGAAATATGGAACGCAGTAAGTGAGGATGATATTAAGAAGGATGATATTGTGATAGTGGAACAAGTGAAGGGGCTTACTCTGTATGTTAAAAAGGCTAAGTAG
- a CDS encoding NifU family protein codes for MAMPTREEIEAVLDEIRPALRFDGGDVELVDVQEDGVVLVRMLGACSGCGMSVLTLKAGIERALKSRFPEIKEVRDVNLDIPTTFGF; via the coding sequence ATGGCTATGCCAACAAGGGAAGAGATAGAGGCAGTTTTGGATGAGATCAGGCCAGCCCTCAGGTTTGACGGTGGAGATGTAGAGCTTGTGGATGTGCAGGAAGATGGCGTAGTCTTGGTTAGAATGTTGGGAGCCTGTTCAGGCTGTGGAATGTCTGTGCTTACCCTAAAGGCAGGCATTGAAAGGGCTCTAAAGAGTAGATTCCCCGAGATAAAAGAAGTAAGAGACGTCAACTTGGATATACCAACCACCTTTGGCTTTTAA